In Actinomadura luteofluorescens, the sequence CCCTCGATCCCCGCGAAGGAGCCCCCGAACGCCCATGTCGTCTTCATGGCGACGTAGGGCGCGAACCCGAGGGCCCCGCCGTAGGCGGCCCACCGCACCGCGCGCGGCGCGGGGGACACGGGCGGCGAGGTCGTGGCGGTGCCCGTCCCGGCGTGAAAGCCGCCGCACCGTGCGCACCTTCCCGCCGTGCTGCGCTGGTAGGCCAGGGCCGTCCCCGCGAGCAGGGCCGCGCCCACCGCGCACAGGGCCTCGACGGCGAACCTGGGCCAGTCGTCGACCGTCCCGTCGAAGACGAGTTGCAGCGCGTTCATCACGAAGCCGAACGTTCCGGCCCCCGCCAGCACGCAGGCCGTCCACAGCCCGCTGAGCGGCCACCACCGCGGCATCTGCCGCCCGACGCCGCGCACGCTCGACACCGCCATGATCCCGCCGACGCCGAGGAGGGCGGCGATCACCCATCCCGCCGCCCGCGCGCCGGCCGGCGGCGCCCCGGTCTCCCCGCCGGCCGCCCAGTACAGGGCCGCCCCCACCGCGCCCAACGACCACACCCCGGCCGCGTACCCCGCCCAGCGCGGCCACAGCCTCCCGACCGATTCCATGGGACGAGCCTGTCCGCGCCCCCGCCGCAGCGCCTCCCACCGGGGGGCGAACGCCCTACCCCGTGCGGGGGAGGGGGCATGGCAAGTCAGGGGGCACGGCAAGTGAAGGGCATGGCAGGGTGAGGGGGTGCCGAAGCTTGCGCCGGACGAGGCGCGCCGTCTGCTGACCACCGTGCCGGTCGCGCGCCTGGCGACCGTGGGGGAGGACGCCCGCCCGCATCTCGTCCCGGTGACGTTCGCCGTCCACCGGGGCGCCGTCTACACGGCCGTCGACCACAAGCCCAAGAGCAGCCGCGATCTGCGGCGCCTCGCGAACATCCGGGCCAATCCGCGCGTCGCGCTCCTGGCGGACCACTACGAGGACGACTGGGAACGCCTCTGGTGGGTTCGCGTGGACGGCCACGCGACCGTCGTCGCCGACCCCGCGCGCATGGCCGAACCTGTCCGGCTCCTGGCGGAGCGCTATCCCCAGTACCGCGAGCATCCGCCCGAGGGCCCGGTCATAGCCGTCACCATCGAGGCCTGGACGGGCTGGTCGGCGTCCTAGAGGGAGCGGTGGAAGGCGGTGACGGCGTTGGCGATCTGCTCGGGGAACTCCACGTGCGGGTGGTGGCCGGCGCCGTCCAGCAGGACGACCTCGCCGTTCAGCCTCTGGCCGACCCATTCGGCCTCGGCGGCCGGGTCGGGCCAGTCGATGTCGCCCGTGCCCATGATGACGAGCGTGGGCGCCTGGACGCGGTCGAGCCGCGCCTCGGCCTCGGCGTGGGACATGCTCAGGTAGTCGGCGATGACCTTGCCGCGGCCCGGCTCCTTGAAGTTCGCCTTCAGTTCGGCCTTGTGCTCGGCGAAGTCGGCCGGGGGCTTCGGCTCCCACTTGGGGTAGTAGGACATGTAGAGCGGCAGGGCGAGGCCGGGGACCCGCATAAGGGCGGTGGTCAGCTTCTGCGCGAACCCGCCCTTGCCGTCCCGGACGAACGGCGCCGCCAGCACGAGTCCCTTGACCAGTTCGGGCGCCTCGGCCGCGACCCACACCGCGGCGGCCGCGCCGTTGGAGCACCCGTAGATCAGTGCCGGGCCCGCGTCCAGGTGCTGGAGCAGGGCCAGCAGGTCGTGGGCCAGCGGGGTGCTGCCGTACTCGGGCCAGCGTGCGCTGGTCTCGCCCATCCCGCGCTGGTCGACGGTCACGACGCGGTACCCGGCGTCCAGGAGCAGCGGCTGGAGGAACCGGAACTGCGACCGCAGGTCGAGCATCGAGGGCAGGCAC encodes:
- a CDS encoding TIGR03668 family PPOX class F420-dependent oxidoreductase, giving the protein MPKLAPDEARRLLTTVPVARLATVGEDARPHLVPVTFAVHRGAVYTAVDHKPKSSRDLRRLANIRANPRVALLADHYEDDWERLWWVRVDGHATVVADPARMAEPVRLLAERYPQYREHPPEGPVIAVTIEAWTGWSAS
- a CDS encoding alpha/beta fold hydrolase, which produces MSETRFLDLPGGRLAYDDTGDGPLVVCLPSMLDLRSQFRFLQPLLLDAGYRVVTVDQRGMGETSARWPEYGSTPLAHDLLALLQHLDAGPALIYGCSNGAAAAVWVAAEAPELVKGLVLAAPFVRDGKGGFAQKLTTALMRVPGLALPLYMSYYPKWEPKPPADFAEHKAELKANFKEPGRGKVIADYLSMSHAEAEARLDRVQAPTLVIMGTGDIDWPDPAAEAEWVGQRLNGEVVLLDGAGHHPHVEFPEQIANAVTAFHRSL